Proteins from a genomic interval of Bacteroidia bacterium:
- the fahA gene encoding fumarylacetoacetase, producing MQSWLEIAPDSDFSIYNLPFGIFSKGKKSARVGIAIGDHVIDMYKLAKSGVFADIIVDPKVFRRKYLNSFIRLGKSITGDVRERVQNWLCDADSPIHKDQNGLLYHMSSVKMHLPVKVGDYTDFYSSIEHATNLGKMWRDPENALLPNWRHLPVGYHGRASSIILDGSPIHRPKGQVKPVDSDPVYQACARLDFELEMAFIIGKNSKLGKNISTKKAEDYIFGMVLFNDWSARDIQKWEYVPLGPFLGKNFASSISPWVVTLEALAPFRVAGPKQEPEVLSYLQYEGDRNIDINLQVSLTPENGEENIISNSNYKYMYWNKAQQLAHHTVNGCNVKVGDMMASGTISGKDEHSYGSMLEISSGGKNPLTLSDGSSRSFIQDGDTVTLKGYAKKEGIRVGFGSVSGKVLPAK from the coding sequence CTGCAATCCTGGCTGGAAATCGCGCCAGATTCAGATTTTAGTATATACAATCTTCCTTTTGGCATTTTTTCAAAAGGGAAAAAAAGTGCCCGCGTCGGTATAGCAATAGGTGATCATGTCATCGATATGTATAAGCTGGCCAAAAGTGGCGTTTTTGCTGATATCATCGTTGATCCCAAAGTTTTCAGAAGGAAATACCTCAATAGTTTCATCCGCTTGGGGAAATCTATCACAGGCGATGTACGAGAAAGGGTGCAAAACTGGTTATGTGATGCAGATTCTCCTATTCACAAGGATCAAAATGGCCTGCTCTATCATATGTCATCCGTAAAAATGCATCTGCCGGTAAAAGTGGGAGATTATACGGATTTCTATTCGAGTATTGAGCATGCCACCAATCTTGGTAAAATGTGGCGCGACCCCGAAAATGCCCTTTTACCCAATTGGCGACACCTTCCCGTAGGTTATCATGGCCGTGCTTCTTCCATTATTCTGGATGGAAGTCCGATTCATCGTCCCAAAGGTCAGGTAAAACCTGTCGATAGCGATCCGGTGTATCAAGCTTGCGCGCGTCTGGATTTCGAATTGGAGATGGCTTTTATTATCGGAAAGAATAGCAAGCTGGGTAAAAACATTTCGACCAAAAAGGCCGAGGATTACATTTTTGGAATGGTTCTCTTCAATGATTGGTCGGCCAGAGATATACAAAAATGGGAATATGTCCCACTTGGACCCTTTCTGGGAAAGAATTTTGCCTCAAGCATATCTCCCTGGGTCGTAACCCTCGAAGCTTTGGCTCCTTTTAGAGTAGCAGGTCCCAAACAGGAACCTGAGGTACTGTCCTATCTGCAATATGAGGGAGATCGTAATATTGATATCAATCTCCAAGTAAGCCTGACACCTGAAAACGGAGAGGAAAATATCATCTCTAATTCCAATTATAAGTATATGTATTGGAATAAAGCTCAACAGCTCGCCCACCATACAGTCAATGGCTGTAATGTGAAAGTTGGAGATATGATGGCCTCTGGAACGATTTCCGGCAAGGACGAACATTCCTATGGATCTATGCTGGAAATTTCATCTGGAGGAAAAAACCCACTCACACTTTCTGAT
- a CDS encoding alpha/beta fold hydrolase, with protein sequence MNTKNGYVDSNGSQIYYQERGEGEPLVLLMGFGADGNVWELHAAEYEKHFRCIILDNRGVGLSAQPKGPYSTAMMADDTAAVMDHLGIAKAKVAGISMGGAIAQELALNHPDKVSCLVLISTWPVFNNYAKTVYQNLIKLRRTSKADDFMELLQLWIFAPPYYEDNMSDLKEGQAGAAANENPQSQDGFEGQLHACMNHDSVSRLHQIKVPTLVTIGSMDIFTPPPFSDILHEKIAGSVMETFPTGGHVHHWEDLERFNRVTRDFLIDN encoded by the coding sequence ATGAATACGAAAAACGGATATGTCGACTCAAACGGCAGCCAAATCTACTACCAGGAAAGGGGAGAAGGTGAACCCCTTGTTTTGCTGATGGGCTTTGGAGCAGATGGAAATGTCTGGGAACTCCATGCGGCCGAATACGAAAAACACTTTCGGTGCATTATCCTTGATAATCGGGGAGTAGGTCTTTCGGCCCAACCTAAAGGGCCTTATTCGACAGCTATGATGGCAGATGATACGGCTGCGGTGATGGATCATCTGGGGATAGCAAAAGCCAAAGTTGCTGGAATCTCCATGGGAGGGGCCATTGCGCAGGAACTTGCCCTCAATCATCCAGATAAGGTGAGTTGTCTAGTCTTGATCAGTACCTGGCCAGTGTTTAACAATTACGCCAAAACGGTTTATCAAAACCTGATCAAACTCCGCAGAACTTCCAAAGCGGATGATTTCATGGAGCTTTTGCAATTATGGATTTTCGCTCCTCCTTATTATGAAGATAATATGTCTGATCTTAAGGAAGGCCAGGCTGGAGCAGCCGCCAATGAAAATCCCCAAAGTCAGGACGGCTTTGAAGGACAGCTCCATGCCTGTATGAATCATGATAGCGTTTCTCGACTTCATCAGATCAAGGTACCGACCCTGGTCACGATTGGGAGTATGGACATTTTTACCCCTCCGCCTTTCTCTGACATTTTGCATGAAAAGATTGCCGGTTCAGTTATGGAAACTTTTCCTACGGGTGGGCATGTACATCACTGGGAGGATTTGGAAAGATTTAATCGAGTAACGAGGGATTTTTTAATTGATAATTAA
- a CDS encoding DUF1569 domain-containing protein: protein MLTQLQDKVQLVLNEISDDSSRKWGVMGPQHMVEHLASVFEFSTGKFGVPFSGDEEKAAKGKAHFFSTAYPFPRRVPLQSQDPPSPPELKSENMEAAKVMMKQSVQEFMDHYQGHPEQENPHPFMNTFTYPEWLEFHVKHLDHHLMQFSVIAEPEEVV from the coding sequence ATGCTAACACAACTCCAAGATAAGGTACAGTTAGTGTTGAACGAGATCAGTGACGATTCCTCCAGAAAATGGGGGGTGATGGGACCACAACACATGGTCGAGCACCTCGCTTCCGTTTTTGAATTCTCTACAGGCAAATTTGGTGTTCCTTTTAGTGGGGACGAAGAAAAAGCCGCTAAAGGAAAAGCACATTTTTTCAGCACTGCTTACCCCTTTCCAAGACGTGTACCCTTGCAGAGCCAGGACCCACCCAGTCCACCAGAATTGAAATCGGAAAACATGGAAGCTGCCAAAGTCATGATGAAGCAATCCGTGCAGGAATTTATGGATCACTATCAGGGACATCCTGAGCAGGAAAATCCCCACCCCTTCATGAACACCTTCACCTATCCAGAATGGCTGGAATTTCATGTTAAGCATTTGGATCATCACCTCATGCAATTTTCCGTCATAGCTGAACCCGAAGAGGTAGTTTAA
- a CDS encoding homogentisate 1,2-dioxygenase, with protein MPIYHKLGKLPPKRHTQFEKPEGGLYYEQLFGTIGFDGMSSLLYHVQRPTMVKHIGESIDLTPKIAVGKNMMARKLVSFNVPPKDDYLESRVPLLVNSDIHIGVAAPKKSLREYFYKNADADELLFIHKGSGTLRSLVGNIRFEYGDYLVIPRGMIYQIDFDTEENRILYSESFHPIYTPKRYRNWFGQMLEHSPFCERDYKLPEELETYDESGEFLMKIKKQGHLHELVYASHPFDVIGWDGYNFPYGFSIHNFEPITGRVHQPPPVHQTFETKAFVVCSFCPRLYDYHPKAIPAPYNHSNIDSDEMLYYVDGDFMSRNNIDQGYITLHPGGIPHGPHPGAYERSIGQKETEELAVMIDTFRPLQITENALNIDDGIYYQSWLDHS; from the coding sequence ATGCCTATCTACCATAAACTCGGAAAATTACCTCCCAAAAGACATACCCAGTTTGAAAAACCTGAAGGAGGCCTCTATTACGAACAACTCTTTGGTACCATTGGATTTGATGGCATGTCTTCCCTACTCTATCATGTCCAAAGACCTACCATGGTAAAGCATATAGGGGAATCCATAGATCTCACGCCAAAAATTGCGGTCGGAAAAAATATGATGGCCCGCAAGCTTGTCAGTTTCAATGTTCCCCCCAAAGATGATTACCTGGAAAGCAGGGTCCCTTTATTGGTCAATAGTGATATCCATATTGGAGTTGCAGCCCCAAAAAAATCTCTCAGAGAGTATTTCTATAAGAATGCTGATGCCGATGAACTGCTCTTTATTCACAAAGGAAGTGGAACTTTACGCAGCCTCGTAGGTAATATTCGTTTTGAATATGGAGATTATCTGGTCATACCCCGCGGCATGATCTATCAGATTGATTTTGATACAGAGGAAAATCGTATCCTTTATTCAGAGTCTTTCCATCCTATCTATACTCCTAAAAGGTATCGAAACTGGTTTGGACAAATGTTGGAGCATTCTCCATTTTGCGAAAGAGATTACAAACTACCGGAAGAATTAGAGACTTATGATGAATCGGGTGAATTCCTGATGAAGATAAAAAAGCAGGGACATTTGCATGAATTGGTTTATGCATCACATCCTTTTGATGTCATTGGCTGGGATGGCTATAACTTCCCCTATGGCTTTTCGATCCATAATTTTGAGCCCATTACCGGGCGTGTTCATCAGCCCCCACCCGTTCACCAGACTTTTGAGACCAAAGCTTTTGTGGTTTGTTCTTTCTGCCCAAGATTGTATGATTATCATCCCAAAGCTATTCCGGCTCCTTATAATCACTCAAATATTGATTCGGATGAAATGCTCTACTATGTAGATGGAGATTTCATGAGCAGAAACAATATCGACCAGGGCTACATTACTTTACATCCCGGAGGAATTCCCCACGGACCGCATCCTGGTGCATATGAAAGAAGTATCGGACAAAAAGAAACCGAAGAACTGGCTGTTATGATCGATACCTTCAGGCCGCTTCAAATCACAGAAAATGCCTTGAATATTGATGATGGAATTTATTATCAATCCTGGCTTGATCATAGCTAA
- a CDS encoding sugar phosphate isomerase/epimerase, which translates to MSNIKLACETYTWQMPGEQYKGRLEHIMEVVSQAGFTGIEPETSFMQHLEDPILMKEALDTYGLDLSVLCVVEDWLGPKESPEERARADKWIDFLQHFPDTILLTVQMPQADRSNLRERQNNMIACVNDFCRRASEKGITCSNHPNSPGGSVFRIAEDYEILLEGLDPEACGYCPDVGHIAKGGMDPLEIVKKYRSQINLMHYKDMYTDGRWAETGKGAINFASVTKELVDTGYEGWIIMEDECDECITDPDGVTARDGIYIKEVLAPMLK; encoded by the coding sequence ATGAGTAACATCAAACTCGCCTGCGAGACCTATACATGGCAAATGCCAGGCGAACAATATAAAGGAAGGCTTGAGCACATTATGGAGGTAGTTTCTCAGGCGGGCTTCACCGGGATTGAGCCAGAGACCAGCTTTATGCAGCATCTGGAAGATCCGATCCTGATGAAAGAGGCTCTGGATACGTATGGACTTGATCTGTCTGTTTTATGTGTGGTAGAGGATTGGTTGGGGCCGAAAGAAAGTCCGGAAGAACGGGCGCGAGCTGATAAGTGGATAGACTTCTTGCAGCATTTTCCTGATACCATCCTGCTGACTGTTCAAATGCCTCAAGCAGATCGTAGCAATCTGCGCGAGCGCCAAAACAATATGATTGCCTGTGTCAATGATTTTTGTCGCAGAGCAAGCGAGAAAGGCATTACTTGTTCCAATCACCCTAACTCTCCAGGAGGATCAGTATTCAGGATAGCCGAAGATTATGAAATCCTCCTGGAAGGTCTGGACCCGGAAGCTTGTGGATACTGTCCGGATGTAGGCCATATCGCCAAAGGAGGAATGGATCCCCTCGAAATCGTTAAAAAATATCGCTCCCAGATCAATCTTATGCATTATAAAGATATGTATACAGATGGTCGTTGGGCAGAAACCGGTAAAGGAGCCATAAATTTTGCAAGCGTAACCAAAGAGCTGGTCGATACGGGCTATGAAGGCTGGATCATCATGGAAGATGAATGTGATGAGTGCATCACCGACCCGGATGGAGTTACAGCCAGGGATGGGATTTATATTAAAGAGGTGCTTGCGCCGATGTTGAAATAA
- a CDS encoding COR domain-containing protein has protein sequence MPEMNSTFIDQRIQKCISEKSKSLDLRNLELKEIPFEIFKLNWLEELLVGNTRNSIYDTEFNTYYQIREFYNRRNQILELPPEITRLGNLRHLDISENKITKIPNYIVDLKKLESFNLSKNNLISGFSFLKKLPNLKSINLEGCGLDEIPDSIFSCSNLQTLNVSTNNLKVIPNSLKKLELLKELDLSHNSIDYIPESILLNKSLEDLILGSNNLKELPTFLSNLIDLKRLSVWSNRILSIPSEFEQLQNLKILNIGGNKIGEIPPVIENLNQINEIYFWGNEVEIIPDFIGRLTQLEYINGQQNKISSIPRFFSSLSKLRVLYMSSNPLKEIPTYLKDLELEHLILAKTRLKEFPKVIRNLKKLEGFDVSGNNLTSLDEGLGNIRSLKILIASGNKLQKIPKSVGNLTNLEIIDLSNNQLKHLPSSLKDLASIEIISLRGNNFGLPEEIFNFSPKRQIDHILSVQDALKLGKAKPLHEAKLIFIGSGEVGKTSIIKRLLGKPFNKEESMTEGINIYPWAINRDLTNIKLNIWDFGGQEIMHATHRFFMTKRSIYVLVVTSRMDDKYGDTELDYWLRIIHSYAGAKIPIIICLNKCDAHKMDIGKGSLMDKYPNIVEIIETSARNEIGIDSLKTQVINALKQKNMQHVDDIMLEGDLKIKGELELKNKDYMSYPEYEKLCKNLYPEMESYQKERLIKLLHDLGVMLNFRDDIRQSLAETQVLNPEWVTKGVYKIITSRYLNKRKGILTLKEAGKLLKSESYPSIKEWRFIMEMMERFQLSFRLPQLEGKFFIPGAFPLDRPKSIKWEHSNAPMLKFQYQYNIMPDVIISRFISNIHDLILEQNFWRSGVIISEENCKALIIADPGEKTINIEVVGIGNKRGLLSIIRRYLKNIHETLSGIKVEEYIPLDIESKILYNYNDLLVMEQEGIDSFFSPGLRKSFSVATLLDGYESKSTRSENREQEIKENRLKKTQQDLVPLYEPVTSDDKKIKILFLASRPTDTGRQRLGQEQREILESIKRSKNRDTFSFRTRTILNRRDLSRAILEETPRIIHFTSSGDSESGIHIETKNKRLEKLKPKELDGLFELFSDTVECVILNACYTENQAKHIANHVPYVIGIRETIEDSQAIEFATSFYDALCNGKAIPFAFEFAKRSLNFSKKNKSSLQILISNDRSKR, from the coding sequence ATGCCTGAAATGAATTCTACGTTTATTGATCAAAGAATCCAAAAATGTATCTCTGAAAAATCTAAGTCTCTAGACCTAAGAAATTTGGAACTGAAAGAGATTCCATTTGAAATATTCAAATTGAATTGGCTTGAAGAACTTCTAGTTGGGAATACTAGAAATTCAATTTATGATACAGAATTCAATACCTATTATCAAATAAGAGAATTCTATAATAGACGAAATCAGATACTAGAGTTACCTCCAGAGATTACGCGGTTGGGCAATTTAAGGCACCTTGATATAAGTGAGAACAAAATCACTAAAATACCAAATTATATTGTCGATTTGAAGAAGCTGGAGTCCTTTAATTTATCGAAAAACAACTTAATATCAGGATTTTCTTTTCTTAAAAAACTACCGAATCTAAAATCAATAAATTTGGAAGGCTGTGGTTTAGATGAAATTCCAGATTCCATATTTAGTTGCTCTAATTTACAAACACTTAATGTATCAACTAATAATCTTAAAGTTATCCCCAACTCTTTGAAAAAGTTAGAACTTCTCAAAGAATTGGATTTGTCACATAATTCAATTGACTACATACCTGAATCTATCCTTCTTAATAAATCTTTAGAAGATTTAATCTTAGGATCTAACAATTTAAAAGAGCTTCCAACTTTCTTAAGTAATCTTATTGACCTTAAGAGATTATCGGTATGGAGTAATCGTATCCTATCAATCCCCTCAGAATTTGAGCAATTACAAAACCTAAAAATTTTAAATATAGGTGGAAATAAAATTGGAGAAATACCTCCGGTAATCGAGAATCTTAATCAAATAAATGAAATATATTTCTGGGGCAATGAGGTTGAAATAATTCCAGACTTTATAGGACGATTAACACAACTTGAATATATAAATGGGCAACAAAATAAAATCAGCTCAATTCCTAGATTTTTCTCAAGTCTAAGCAAATTAAGAGTTCTATATATGTCCTCTAACCCTTTAAAAGAAATTCCAACCTATCTCAAAGATTTAGAGTTAGAGCATTTAATATTAGCCAAAACAAGACTAAAAGAATTTCCTAAAGTAATTAGAAATTTAAAAAAATTGGAGGGATTTGATGTCTCAGGAAATAACTTAACAAGCTTAGATGAAGGTCTTGGAAATATAAGGAGTTTAAAAATCTTAATTGCTTCAGGGAATAAATTACAAAAAATACCAAAATCTGTCGGGAATTTAACCAACCTTGAAATAATTGATTTATCTAATAACCAATTAAAACATTTGCCGTCTTCACTTAAAGATTTAGCTTCAATTGAAATAATATCCCTGCGAGGAAATAATTTTGGCTTACCTGAAGAAATATTTAATTTTTCTCCTAAACGACAAATCGATCATATTTTATCAGTTCAAGATGCTCTGAAACTTGGAAAAGCGAAACCATTACACGAAGCAAAATTAATATTTATAGGCTCAGGTGAAGTTGGTAAAACCTCGATTATTAAACGTTTACTTGGAAAGCCTTTTAATAAAGAGGAGTCTATGACTGAGGGAATAAATATTTACCCTTGGGCAATTAATCGAGATTTAACAAATATTAAACTTAATATTTGGGATTTCGGAGGACAAGAAATTATGCATGCTACACATAGATTTTTTATGACGAAGAGGTCAATCTACGTGCTAGTCGTTACCTCCAGAATGGACGACAAATACGGTGATACAGAATTAGATTACTGGCTTAGAATAATACACTCTTATGCAGGCGCTAAAATCCCAATAATTATTTGTCTGAATAAGTGCGATGCACATAAAATGGATATTGGTAAAGGAAGTTTAATGGATAAATATCCCAATATAGTCGAAATTATCGAAACCTCGGCTAGAAATGAAATTGGAATAGATTCCCTGAAAACTCAAGTTATTAATGCGTTAAAGCAGAAAAACATGCAGCACGTTGACGATATAATGTTAGAAGGCGACTTAAAAATTAAAGGAGAACTTGAGCTAAAAAACAAAGACTATATGTCTTATCCAGAATATGAAAAATTATGTAAAAACCTGTATCCAGAAATGGAATCTTACCAGAAAGAAAGACTAATAAAATTATTGCATGATCTTGGAGTAATGTTAAACTTCAGAGATGACATCCGCCAATCCTTAGCTGAAACTCAGGTTTTAAATCCAGAGTGGGTCACAAAAGGTGTATACAAAATAATTACCTCAAGATATCTGAATAAACGAAAAGGTATATTAACATTAAAGGAAGCTGGAAAATTACTAAAATCGGAATCATATCCCTCTATAAAAGAATGGAGATTTATTATGGAAATGATGGAGAGATTCCAATTGAGCTTCCGATTACCTCAACTAGAAGGGAAATTTTTTATTCCAGGAGCTTTTCCGCTTGATAGACCTAAGTCGATAAAATGGGAGCACTCTAATGCTCCTATGCTCAAATTCCAATATCAATACAACATAATGCCAGATGTTATTATTTCTCGTTTTATATCAAATATCCATGACTTAATTTTAGAACAAAACTTTTGGCGTTCGGGAGTAATTATATCTGAGGAAAACTGTAAGGCACTTATTATAGCTGACCCAGGAGAAAAAACAATAAATATTGAAGTTGTTGGGATTGGGAATAAAAGAGGCTTGTTATCCATTATTAGAAGATATCTAAAAAATATTCATGAGACTCTCTCTGGGATTAAAGTAGAAGAATATATTCCTTTAGATATTGAAAGTAAAATCTTATACAACTATAATGACTTACTGGTAATGGAACAAGAAGGTATAGATAGTTTTTTTAGCCCTGGACTGAGAAAATCTTTTTCAGTCGCTACCCTACTAGATGGCTACGAATCAAAATCTACCAGAAGTGAAAATAGAGAACAGGAGATAAAAGAAAATCGATTGAAAAAAACACAACAAGATTTAGTACCATTATATGAACCAGTAACTTCAGATGATAAGAAAATCAAGATATTGTTTTTAGCATCAAGACCAACCGATACAGGTAGACAACGATTAGGACAGGAACAACGGGAAATATTAGAGAGTATAAAAAGATCCAAAAATAGAGACACATTTTCCTTTAGGACTAGGACTATTTTAAATCGCAGAGATTTAAGTAGAGCAATTTTAGAAGAAACTCCTAGAATAATTCATTTTACAAGTTCTGGAGATAGTGAATCAGGAATACACATAGAAACAAAAAATAAGAGGTTAGAGAAATTAAAGCCCAAAGAGTTAGATGGTCTATTCGAATTATTCTCTGATACAGTTGAATGCGTAATCTTAAATGCTTGTTATACCGAAAATCAGGCTAAGCACATAGCAAATCATGTTCCATACGTTATTGGGATTAGAGAAACCATTGAGGATAGCCAAGCAATAGAGTTTGCAACAAGTTTTTATGATGCTTTATGTAATGGTAAAGCAATTCCGTTTGCCTTCGAATTTGCAAAAAGAAGCTTGAATTTTAGCAAAAAAAATAAATCATCTTTGCAGATCTTAATCAGTAATGATAGGTCAAAAAGATAA
- a CDS encoding (4Fe-4S)-binding protein, whose amino-acid sequence MSEKKIVKHYSNGEITVVWQPAMCIHSEKCFHGLPRVFNPKQRPWVNVEASDSETIVKQVQTCPSGALSYFSNAEGEQQAKASADPVSIQVAPNGPLILKGSCIVIDVEGIEVAKENMTAFCRCGASNNKPYCDGSHKKIDFQG is encoded by the coding sequence ATGAGCGAGAAGAAAATTGTCAAACATTATAGCAATGGCGAGATAACTGTTGTCTGGCAGCCAGCTATGTGTATTCACTCTGAAAAGTGTTTCCACGGACTTCCCCGTGTCTTTAATCCTAAACAAAGGCCCTGGGTCAATGTTGAAGCCAGTGATTCTGAAACCATTGTAAAGCAAGTACAGACATGCCCATCCGGAGCTCTTTCTTATTTCTCAAATGCGGAAGGAGAACAGCAGGCAAAGGCTTCTGCCGATCCTGTGTCTATCCAGGTAGCACCCAATGGTCCGCTGATCCTTAAAGGAAGTTGCATAGTTATAGATGTTGAAGGAATTGAGGTAGCTAAGGAAAATATGACAGCCTTTTGCAGATGTGGGGCATCAAATAATAAACCCTATTGCGACGGTTCTCACAAAAAGATTGATTTTCAAGGATGA
- a CDS encoding sugar phosphate isomerase/epimerase family protein, with protein MKIGMNLLLWTTDINEDLYPILDKIKETGFDGVEVPIGDEGKENYTKLGKRIKELGLGCTAVTSIFEDGNPASSDPKVREKAVDQMKWRIDMGAELGVEVICGPYHSAFAYFSGEPPREDERKWSTEVMRKAAEYAEGTGVILTPEALNRFECYLYNTLADISVMIREVDHPNMKMIFDTHHAHIEEKSHAEAIATYADLIGHVHISENDRGTPGSGQVAWEDTFSGLQEIGYDGWLTIEAFSRNKPEFASNINVWRNYADSMEAIYKGGYDFIKAMWAKYA; from the coding sequence ATGAAAATAGGAATGAACCTGTTGTTGTGGACAACAGATATCAATGAAGACCTTTATCCCATTTTAGATAAGATAAAAGAAACAGGATTTGATGGGGTAGAAGTTCCCATCGGAGATGAAGGGAAAGAGAATTATACCAAGCTGGGAAAGCGGATCAAAGAATTGGGATTGGGCTGTACTGCTGTCACCTCAATTTTTGAGGATGGAAATCCGGCTAGTTCTGATCCTAAAGTGAGGGAGAAAGCTGTAGATCAGATGAAATGGAGGATAGATATGGGAGCTGAATTAGGAGTAGAAGTGATTTGTGGACCTTATCATTCTGCATTTGCCTACTTTTCCGGGGAGCCTCCTAGAGAAGATGAACGGAAGTGGAGTACAGAGGTCATGCGCAAGGCCGCCGAATATGCCGAGGGTACAGGAGTTATCCTGACACCTGAAGCCCTCAATCGTTTCGAATGCTATCTCTATAATACCCTGGCCGATATCTCTGTCATGATCCGGGAAGTCGATCATCCCAATATGAAGATGATCTTTGACACCCATCATGCTCATATAGAAGAAAAAAGTCATGCCGAGGCCATCGCTACTTATGCAGACTTGATTGGACATGTTCATATCTCTGAAAATGATCGTGGAACGCCCGGTAGTGGTCAGGTTGCCTGGGAAGATACCTTCTCCGGATTACAGGAAATCGGATATGATGGCTGGCTAACGATAGAAGCCTTTAGTCGAAACAAACCCGAATTCGCCTCCAATATCAATGTCTGGAGAAATTATGCGGATTCTATGGAAGCCATTTACAAAGGGGGCTATGATTTCATCAAAGCTATGTGGGCCAAATACGCCTAG
- a CDS encoding ThuA domain-containing protein has translation MKYKILLQLAGLACLIGFLISCKSTSGAEDKNSVESPPLKALIIDGQNNHDHWPKTSIMMKSYLEASGLFEVDIDRTAFAWKGKDKLKDYALADQPTELLDEPKSDPNFKPDFSSYDVVISNFGWNAADWPEQTQKALEDYISKGGGLVVVHAANNSFPNWEAYNKMIGLGGWGGRTEKDGPYIYFNENGEVVRDESPGRGGAHGPQHEFTITIRDSEHPITKGMPAQWLHSQDELYDRLRGPAENMTVIATAFSSEENKGTGRHEPMLMVLEYGEGRIFHTPMGHADYSFECVGFISTFNRGTEWAATGKVSQAIPDDFPTAEQTSTRAFK, from the coding sequence ATGAAATATAAAATACTACTACAATTGGCAGGCCTCGCTTGTCTTATTGGATTCCTAATTTCCTGTAAATCCACAAGTGGTGCAGAGGACAAAAATTCTGTTGAATCACCGCCACTTAAAGCCCTGATCATAGATGGCCAGAATAACCATGATCATTGGCCAAAGACATCTATCATGATGAAAAGCTATCTCGAAGCCAGTGGACTTTTTGAGGTGGATATAGATCGAACAGCTTTTGCCTGGAAAGGAAAAGATAAGCTCAAAGATTATGCTCTGGCAGATCAGCCTACGGAATTACTGGATGAGCCAAAGTCTGATCCTAATTTCAAACCTGATTTTTCTTCTTATGATGTCGTCATTTCCAATTTTGGCTGGAATGCAGCAGATTGGCCAGAGCAAACCCAGAAAGCCCTGGAGGATTATATATCTAAAGGAGGTGGACTAGTTGTGGTCCATGCAGCAAATAATTCCTTTCCTAATTGGGAAGCTTATAATAAGATGATTGGTCTTGGTGGTTGGGGAGGAAGAACGGAAAAGGATGGTCCTTATATCTACTTTAATGAAAATGGCGAAGTAGTTCGGGATGAAAGTCCCGGAAGGGGAGGAGCACATGGTCCTCAGCATGAATTTACCATCACCATACGGGATAGCGAACATCCCATCACAAAAGGGATGCCTGCACAATGGCTGCATAGCCAGGATGAATTATATGACAGATTGCGAGGACCTGCTGAAAATATGACGGTAATAGCGACTGCATTTTCCTCAGAGGAAAATAAAGGAACGGGAAGACATGAACCCATGCTGATGGTTCTGGAATATGGTGAGGGGAGAATATTTCATACACCCATGGGGCATGCCGACTATTCTTTTGAATGTGTAGGCTTTATCAGTACTTTTAATAGAGGCACTGAGTGGGCGGCTACTGGCAAGGTGAGTCAGGCCATCCCGGATGATTTCCCGACTGCAGAACAAACAAGTACAAGAGCATTTAAATAA